In Nematostella vectensis chromosome 2, jaNemVect1.1, whole genome shotgun sequence, one genomic interval encodes:
- the LOC5515551 gene encoding uncharacterized protein LOC5515551 isoform X1 — MLEFLIAITWSVFSTLSDGLSNLTFNCVRCVLLLATGESNIYQIEDVEEVPCTALSVVHPSISQQAVDYVGDFSEITAPFSANLSQSFSTIAQSGTFFRETFKKVVTVELLKPSETALIVFEKTEESAVDYVTPFFAVCLLLLATCLAYAWDKDVAEIEPAMPKEQVAMATCHLEEAAELVVSIAEEKTRARKVPKNKKTKAKKTTLPVPCRGITGEANDSQPESTWTPPNFHEDKTDGIVTTKKNKPKYRKEEKSNIKGFKTDTQISDRKVNTGGSKERVLKRWTPDASIPASSVMEWKQQPTARKFKCFNPEEMFRMNMERFGVKTSFDPSLSQYTTPLPGR, encoded by the exons ATGTTGGAGTTTTTAATTGCGATTACTTGGAGTGTGTTCAGCACACTGTCTGATGGTCTGAGCAACCTTACCTTTAACTGTGTTCGCTGTGTCCTTTTGCTTGCCACAGGAG AATCCAATATTTACCAGATTGAAGACGTCGAGGAAGTACCATGCACCGCTCTGTCAG TTGTTCACCCATCGATTTCACAACAAGCAGTGGATTATGTTGGAGATTTCTCTGAAATAACAG CCCCGTTTTCGGCCAACCTTTCTCAAAGTTTTTCGACAATTGCACAATCGGGAACATTCTTCCGCGAGACCTTCAAGAAGGTGGTGACCGTGGAGTTACTCAAACCCTCTG AAACTGCACTTATAGTCTTCGAGAAGACAGAAGAAAGCGCGGTCGATTATGTTACACCCTTCTTCGCTGTGTGTCTGCTTCTCCTGGCAACCTGTCTTGCATACGCTTG GGATAAGGATGTTGCTGAAATTGAGCCAGCAATGCCGAAAGAGCAGGTCGCCATGGCAACTTGCCATCTTGAAGAAGCCGCCGAG CTTGTTGTATCTATTGCTGAGGAGAAAACACGAGCTCGCAAGGTACCcaagaacaaaaaaactaAAGCAAAGAAAACAACGCTTCCTGTCCCGTGCCGAGGAATTACAG GTGAAGCAAATGACAGCCAGCCAGAGTCGACATGGACGCCTCCAAACTTTCACGAAGATAAAACG GATGGAATCGTGACAACTAAAAAGAACAAACCGAAATACAGGAAGGaagaaaaaagtaacattaaag GTTTCAAAACCGACACGCAAATCAGTGATCGCAAAGTAAACACGGGCGGGAGTAAGGAGCGTGTTCTTAAG CGTTGGACACCAGACGCAAGTATTCCTGCTTCTTCGGTCATGGAGTGGAAGCAACAGCCAACAGCG AGAAAATTCAAGTGTTTTAATCCCGAAGAGATGTTTAGAATGAACATGGAGCGATTCGGGGTAAAAACATCATTTGATCCATCACTTTCACAATACAC GACTCCTCTTCCTGGTAGATAA